In Cryptomeria japonica chromosome 10, Sugi_1.0, whole genome shotgun sequence, a genomic segment contains:
- the LOC131027022 gene encoding F-box only protein 6-like has translation MDWVYLSFLCSPSQGSHIPSMEITMDNDCMGVIENVNAGLERSEYSLLNTMKEKGKGIAGNERSHEESVWSECPDHIIERMFSTLLVEFSSRFRIVCKEWNVLLTSSRFLSLLPERDPWLLLCNETHVVAYCFLTQSWKTISLCFLPSPTTETLSQGYSRFCSKSGGGLLLIEIRQPQKMYMICNPLTGVYRDIPADIAEKITVMEIMDNGESYKIVGLPREENPSCIQIYHFFEMSWQIEDELSLPVKDFPIATIRCAKDLLICASGEMEFVIWNMESKQPKLVSFPEANLSFWGDVMNSWIDEVVVCGSTILFVVRYMEFGPDSIIVNFQAIVWELFWEEEKSIWSWKELTRMPSNMCRRFINLSYAGALEVHGVEDQFVGVGNFLCFATGQSNTELFVYSLPERSWSRIRFPPSLRFFQYHAAFSFQPKPGMKI, from the coding sequence ATGGACTGGGTTTATTTGTCCTTTTTATGCTCTCCATCTCAGGGATCACATATACCATCTATGGAAATTACAATGGATAATGATTGCATGGGCGTTATTGAGAATGTAAATGCAGGTCTGGAAAGATCTGAATATTCATTGTTGAATACAATGAAAGAGAAGGGAAAGGGTATTGCAGGCAATGAGAGGAGTCATGAAGAATCGGTTTGGTCTGAATGCCCTGATCATATAATTGAAAGGATGTTTTCAACTCTACTGGTGGAGTTCAGTTCTCGATTTCGCATTGTTTGTAAAGAATGGAATGTGCTCTTAACCTCTAGCAGATTTCTGTCTCTGTTGCCGGAGAGGGATCCATGGCTTCTCCTTTGCAATGAAACACATGTCGTGGCGTACTGTTTTCTcacacaatcatggaagactaTTTCGCTTTGTTTCTTGCCAAGCCCAACAACTGAAACTCTCTCACAAGGCTATTCACGATTTTGTAGTAAGTCAGGTGGAGGCCTACTCCTAATCGAAATCAGACAGCCTCAGAAAATGTATATGATCTGTAATCCACTTACAGGCGTCTACAGAGATATTCCCGCAGACATAGCAGAGAAGATAACTGTAATGGAAATAATGGACAACGGAGAATCCTACAAAATTGTGGGTCTGCCAAGAGAAGAAAACCCCAGTTGCATACAAATCTACCATTTCTTTGAAATGTCATGGCAGATTGAAGATGAATTGTCTCTGCCCGTAAAGGACTTTCCTATTGCCACTATTCGTTGTGCCAAGGATCTTCTCATCTGTGCTTCAGGCGAGATGGAATTTGTGATTTGGAACATGGAATCTAAACAACCGAAATTAGTGTCTTTTCCAGAGGCGAATCTATCATTTTGGGGGGATGTGATGAACTCATGGATCGATGAAGTAGTTGTTTGTGGGTCGACGATCCTGTTTGTGGTAAGATATATGGAGTTCGGCCCAGACTCAATCATAGTGAACTTTCAGGCGATTGTATGGGAATTGTTTTGGGAGGAGGAGAAGTCGATATGGAGCTGGAAGGAACTGACAAGAATGCCTTCTAATATGTGTCGTCGATTTATAAATCTTAGTTATGCAGGTGCATTGGAGGTCCACGGTGTGGAGGACCAGTTTGTTGGGGTCGGGAATTTTCTCTGTTTCGCAACTGGGCAGAGTAATACAGAGCTATTCGTCTATAGTTTACCTGAGAGAAGCTGGAGTCGGATCAGGTTTCCTCCGTCTCTCAGATTTTTTCAGTATCACGCAGCTTTTAGCTTTCAACCTAAGCCAGGCATGAAGATATAA